GAGTTCGACTCCGTCCACTTCCGGCATCATCCAGTCGAGGATGGCCAGCGGGGGCGCAGTCTCCGAGGACAGCACCGCCCACGCCTGCTGCCCATCGCTCACAGACACGACGTCATATCCCCATTTCTGCAAGGTTGTCTCCAGCACCCGGCGGGAGACCGGATCATCTTCAGCGACGAGAATTCTCATCTTCGTTCTCTCCGGTGAAGGATCCCCGCGAAAGACGGGGAAGAAGTCCCCTCCTCAGACAGCCCATCGGACTGCCTTATTCAGGGCCGGACCACTCACCTCGTGTTATGAGCAGAGGGAATCCCTCCTTGGCGATTTCATTTTGAGCGAGATCCACACGACGATCCCCCGATGCTTCACTCCTCACGGGAGGACCGACCCCAAGGCGGACGGTGAAATGAAAGGTACTGCCCTGGCCGGGTGTGCTCTCGACCCAGATCCGCCCGCCCATGGCCGTCACGAGTCGAGAACAGATGGCCAGACCGAGACCCGTCCCGCCGAATTTTCGCGTCGAGGAGCTATCAACCTGGGTGAAGGCGTCAAAGATCACCTTCTGCTTGTCCGGAGGAATACCGATGCCCGTATCAGTTACCTGGAAATGCAAGAGATACTCGCCAGGTTCCAATCCCGCCTCTGCCACCGGTCCATTGGAGAAGCCCGGCGTGGGTGCCCCGTTTTCGGCACGCTCCACGGTCACGAGGATCTCCCCGCGCGGAGTAAATTTGACGGCATTGCTCAGGAGATTAGCGAGGACCTGCTGGAGCCGAAGCGGATCACCGATGAACTCCTCGGGGATCTCAGGAGCCATCCTGTAGGTGACCCGCACCCCCTTGGTGTAAGCCTGCGCCACGAACGGTTTCAGGGTTGTTTCGAGAACCTCTCGCAGATTGAATGGGACCGAATCGAGCGTCAGCTTCCCTGCTTCGATCTTCGAGTAATCGAGGATGTCGTTGAGGATCATGAGGAGCGTCCGGGCAGAATCGCGCACGATCTCCAGACCCTCGCGCTGGTCCGCCGTCAAATCGGTCTCCAGGAGCAATTCGGTCATCCCAATAATCCCGTTCATCGGGGTGCGAATTTCGTGGCTCACATTAGCGAGAAATTCGCTCTTGGCGCGACTGGCGGCCTCGGCAGTTTCCCGGGCCTTTCTCAGCTCTTCTTGCACCCGTTTTTGCTCCGTCACATCAATGATGACGGACATGATTCCAGAAATGGAGCCCTTCGCATCACGGAGGGGAGAGGTCGAAAGGCTGAGGTCAATGGGCGTTCCATCCTTTCTTCGCCGACGGACCTCCACACCCGTGAAGCCTCCCTCCTCAATAACCCTTCGTCGCAAGGCGGCAAATTCCTCCATTTTCTCTTCCGGGACGATGGGGAGAAGTTTCCCGAGGACTTCGGCCTCCGTCCACCCGAACATCCTCTCCGCCGCCGGATTCCACATGGTGACCCTGCCCTCGAGGTCCAGCGCCAGGATCGCCACCGGCGAGGCTTGAATGAGCGCTTCCAGCTTTTGATTGGTCGCGCGGACAAGCGCCTCGGCCTGGCGGCGCTCGGTGATTTCCCGCTGTAGTGTAAGGGTTCGTTCATGCACGCGAAGCGCCAGCTCCCGCTCTCGCGCCGCCAGATGGCGAACGCCAAGGCGATGAACTCCCACACCCGCCGAGAGAAGAAGCATGCTAAGAAGCCCATAGAACCATCCCGTTTGATAAAAATGCGGTTCCAGGGAAAACTCGATCGTCGCCCCGACCGGGTTCCACACTCCATCGTTATTGCAGGCGGTGACGTGAAACCGATACCGGCCCGGTGGAAGATTCGTGTAGTAAGCGACCCGCCGGGATCCCGCCTCGATCCATCGCTCATCGAAGCCTTCGAGCCGGTAACGGAACAGGACCTTCTCCGGAGCGAGAAAACTGAGTCCCGTATAGTGAATCTCCACTTGGTCTTTCCCCGGTGGGAGCCGGATCCCCTGACGAACATTAACCGGGTCGCCGGCGGCAATGAGATCTTCGATCACAACCGGAGGTGGCAAGGAGTTAAACGGCAAATTGATCGGATCAACCACCACTGCTCCCCTGATGGTTGGAAACCAGAGCCGTCCCTCCCGATCGCGCCAGCCCGCTGGCTGCGAGCCTCCGTTGCACTCGCTACTCTTCATACCATCGGCCGTTGTTAAGAGAGTAAAACTGATCCGGGGGAGCCTGCCCACGGCAAAGTCATGCAGTTCCTTCTTGCGCACGCGGAAGATGCCTTTGTTACAACTGAGCCAAAGTGAACCGTGCTGATCGTCGAGAATCTGAAAGATGACATCATCGTAGAGTCCCTCGGCCGTCGTATAGCGGGTGAATTTCCCGTTTTTGAAACGATTCAGTCCACCTCCGTAGGTACCAATCCAGAGTGTTCCGTCGGCATCCCCCGTGATGGCCATGAGAGTGTTAGACGAAAGGCCGTCCGAGGTCGTATAGGTGACGAACCTCCCGTCCACCATGTGCACCAATCCGTCGTTGGTTGCGAACCACAGGCTGCCATCAGGGGCTTCATAAATGGCGCGAACGACATCGCTGGGGAAACCATCCTCGACGCGATAAGCGGTGATCTTTCCATCGGTCAGCCGATTGAGGCCGCCGCCCCGTGTGCCGATCCAGAGGTTTCCCCGGCGATCTTCATGAAGGGCGCGAATGGAATTGTGGGAGAGGCCATTCCGGGTGGTGTAGGTGGTGAATCGTCCTCGACTCAGCCGCGTCAGTCCCCCTTTGGTGCCGATCCAGAGGCTGCCATCCCGACCTTCGGCCAGGGCCATCACCACATCGTCGGCAAGACCGTCCTTGCGGGTGTACACCGTCACGCGTCCGTCCCTGAGCCGGTTGAGGCCTCCACCGTTGGTCCCCAACCAGAGACTGCCGTCGCGGCTCTGGAAGATGCACCGCACCAAATCATGGGAGAGTCCCTCGCGCGTCGTATAGGTCGTCACCTTCCCCTCTTTCAACTGATTGAGGCCGCCGCCGAAGGTGCCGATCCAGAGAATTCCCTCCCGATCCTCGTACAGGCTGATGACGAAGTCATCGGAGAGCCCGTCGCGAGTGGTAAAGGAACTGAAGCGGCCGTTGGCCAATCGGTAGAGTCCACCACCGTCAGTCCCGATCCAGAGCACTCCCTTGTGTTCGAAGAGGGCGCGCACAACGGGATATGACAAGCCCTCTCGCATGGCGTAGCGTCTTTGCCAGCCTTCATGCCACCGGACAAGCCCGCCATCGGTTCCGATCCACAATCCCCCCTCGCTCGCAGGAATGATCGTCCACACGACTTTGCCGGGCAGGTCCTGAGGGGCCCGATAGACGGTGAATCGCCCCCGGTGAAACCGATTGAGCCCCTCATTGGTGCCGATCCAGAGACTCCCGTCATCGCCTTGGCAAATTGACCAGACGAAATCGTTCGACAATCCCTGTCGGGTCGTGTAGGTCGTGATGCGCCCGTCTTTCCAGCGACTCACCCCACCACCGAAGCTGCCGATCCACAGGGCACCATCGCGATCTTCCCACAGGGCGGTGAGGAAATCGTGCGACAACCCCTGCTCGGTCGAATATCGGGTGAACGTCCCGTCCTTGCGTCGGAGTAACCCACTTGTGGTGGCGATCCACAGGCTGCCGTCGCGTCCTTCAGCGAGGGCCTGAACGTGATTGCTCTTCATCTCTTTGACCGTCCGCTTGTCAAAGACGGTGAAACGCACGCCATCGAAGCGAACGAGCCCTTCTTGAGTGCCGAGCCAGAGATAGCCATCGCGCGTCTGCAGGATGGCGTGCACGGAATTCTGCGGCAGCCCGTTCGCAGTCTCCCAGACGGCGTGGGCGTACTGCGTCATCACTCTCTCGGGATTGTGAGCCAGGACGGAAGAAAGCCACATGGGCAGGAGGAGATAGCTGAGGATGAGGTTCGGGAGGATGATCTTTATGGACCGCTTCATGGCTCACTCTCCTTCATTGTTGTGGCATGACCGTGATCACCGGAACGGTTCCCCCCATTGCATCGCGGCCGCCCACATCATGCCGGCAACGGGGACAGAGGCTCAGTGCGATCCGCTCGCTCGGTTGTTCCTGGATGTAGCTTTCGATATGCTGCCAGTAGCGCTGACCGCGGCGCTTCCGGCGACACCGGGGACACAGGGGGAGAAGTTGATGCACCCGGTTGAGTTGAGCACGAACGTCGGCCAGCTCCTGCAGACAACGTTGCCGGGCCGCTTCCAGGCCAAGCACTCGCATGCCGATGCGGACGCGCAGCCGCAGGTGCTCGGGCAAAAACGGCTTGATGATGTAATCATCGGCCCCCGCCTCAACGGCCTGAGCCACCGCCTCCTCTTCCTCCAGGGCCGTCAGCAAAATCACATAGATGAGGGGAGAGGGCGAAAGCTTTCGGAGACGACGGCAGACGTCAATCCCATCCATCCCCGGCATCATCCAATCGAGCAGTGCCAGTAGCGGCGCATCCGGCTGGCGCAGCGCATCCCAGGCAACGCGCCCGTTACTCACCACACCGACCTCGTAGCCGGATCGGGTCAGCGCAACCAGGGCTACACGCTGCCAGAGAGGATCATCATCGGCAATGAGAATTTTCATCCCACCAGTTCCTCCTTTAGCCTGCACAGCTCTTGAACTACATCGCTGAGCAGGAGCTTCAACTCGGCCACAAGGGGTGCAGCCGCGCCAAGATCGCCTTTACGCGCTGCCTGCTCCAGTCGAAGAGCCACGTCGGAGGCCCGGCCCGCGCCCAAATGGCCGAGTGCTCCGCGCAATCGGTGAGCGGCTCGTTCCAACGCGCGACAGTTCTCCTGAGCCAGGGCCTGCTCCAGGGTGTTTGTGATCGTCGGTGCCTCTGCCAGAAAGAGAGCGATGATTTCGTTGAGCAAATCTCTGTCTCCCTCCACATGCTCCAGGACCTGATGAGAGTCAATGACGGGTTCCTCCGGCGGCCACGAGGGATTTCTCCTGGGGATCTCTGGCTCAAGGTATCTACAGGTATCTGCGATCACGCGGTGCAGCGCGTCAAGGCGAATCGGCTTTGCCAGATAGCCATCCATTCCGGCAGCGAGGCATCGCTCGCGATCTCCTGTAAGCGCGTGCGCCGTCAGC
This window of the Blastocatellia bacterium genome carries:
- a CDS encoding response regulator transcription factor; protein product: MRILVAEDDPVSRRVLETTLQKWGYDVVSVSDGQQAWAVLSSETAPPLAILDWMMPEVDGVELCRRVRGSLQRPIYIILLTARGSKEDIVAGLQSGADDYVTKPFDREELRARVQAGVRIVTLQME
- a CDS encoding two-component regulator propeller domain-containing protein, whose translation is MKRSIKIILPNLILSYLLLPMWLSSVLAHNPERVMTQYAHAVWETANGLPQNSVHAILQTRDGYLWLGTQEGLVRFDGVRFTVFDKRTVKEMKSNHVQALAEGRDGSLWIATTSGLLRRKDGTFTRYSTEQGLSHDFLTALWEDRDGALWIGSFGGGVSRWKDGRITTYTTRQGLSNDFVWSICQGDDGSLWIGTNEGLNRFHRGRFTVYRAPQDLPGKVVWTIIPASEGGLWIGTDGGLVRWHEGWQRRYAMREGLSYPVVRALFEHKGVLWIGTDGGGLYRLANGRFSSFTTRDGLSDDFVISLYEDREGILWIGTFGGGLNQLKEGKVTTYTTREGLSHDLVRCIFQSRDGSLWLGTNGGGLNRLRDGRVTVYTRKDGLADDVVMALAEGRDGSLWIGTKGGLTRLSRGRFTTYTTRNGLSHNSIRALHEDRRGNLWIGTRGGGLNRLTDGKITAYRVEDGFPSDVVRAIYEAPDGSLWFATNDGLVHMVDGRFVTYTTSDGLSSNTLMAITGDADGTLWIGTYGGGLNRFKNGKFTRYTTAEGLYDDVIFQILDDQHGSLWLSCNKGIFRVRKKELHDFAVGRLPRISFTLLTTADGMKSSECNGGSQPAGWRDREGRLWFPTIRGAVVVDPINLPFNSLPPPVVIEDLIAAGDPVNVRQGIRLPPGKDQVEIHYTGLSFLAPEKVLFRYRLEGFDERWIEAGSRRVAYYTNLPPGRYRFHVTACNNDGVWNPVGATIEFSLEPHFYQTGWFYGLLSMLLLSAGVGVHRLGVRHLAARERELALRVHERTLTLQREITERRQAEALVRATNQKLEALIQASPVAILALDLEGRVTMWNPAAERMFGWTEAEVLGKLLPIVPEEKMEEFAALRRRVIEEGGFTGVEVRRRRKDGTPIDLSLSTSPLRDAKGSISGIMSVIIDVTEQKRVQEELRKARETAEAASRAKSEFLANVSHEIRTPMNGIIGMTELLLETDLTADQREGLEIVRDSARTLLMILNDILDYSKIEAGKLTLDSVPFNLREVLETTLKPFVAQAYTKGVRVTYRMAPEIPEEFIGDPLRLQQVLANLLSNAVKFTPRGEILVTVERAENGAPTPGFSNGPVAEAGLEPGEYLLHFQVTDTGIGIPPDKQKVIFDAFTQVDSSSTRKFGGTGLGLAICSRLVTAMGGRIWVESTPGQGSTFHFTVRLGVGPPVRSEASGDRRVDLAQNEIAKEGFPLLITRGEWSGPE
- a CDS encoding response regulator, whose amino-acid sequence is MKILIADDDPLWQRVALVALTRSGYEVGVVSNGRVAWDALRQPDAPLLALLDWMMPGMDGIDVCRRLRKLSPSPLIYVILLTALEEEEAVAQAVEAGADDYIIKPFLPEHLRLRVRIGMRVLGLEAARQRCLQELADVRAQLNRVHQLLPLCPRCRRKRRGQRYWQHIESYIQEQPSERIALSLCPRCRHDVGGRDAMGGTVPVITVMPQQ